In one Balneolales bacterium ANBcel1 genomic region, the following are encoded:
- a CDS encoding site-specific integrase, protein MVTRFHFYLRTDRKKKNGECNIYLRVTHNRKHAYISTGISVLPKYWNDRSESIRKSHSNNKALNGLLTSKREEVENIYEDLEKSGTTSLKAFKNRLTGVYKTNFFDLADDIVSELKSAGKFYPSKNANVTINKLEEFEGNRFLPVKQMDADYLERFEKYLILEHKNGSNTISKNFELIRKVIKQALKDKIITVDPFTTFDGAKRKASGQKLKLSMEQIQKIAKLGLSEGTALWHARNAFLFSFYSGGIRFGDICCLKWKNVREGRLSYAMNKNGKYFSTVMNDYQKEILLRYSSKEEYPEHYIFPFLNSHKKYEDDMALRRQISSKNYIVNKNLAKIAKQAELDDTFSFHVSRHSFAQHAVETGLDVYELMQTLRHTKIETTQKYLKSLDEGLADKAMSKVFGS, encoded by the coding sequence ATGGTAACTCGGTTTCATTTCTATCTAAGGACTGATCGGAAGAAGAAAAATGGTGAGTGCAACATATATTTAAGGGTCACTCACAACCGAAAACATGCCTATATAAGTACGGGTATATCTGTGCTACCGAAATATTGGAACGATAGAAGCGAATCTATAAGAAAGAGTCATTCCAATAATAAAGCGTTGAACGGTTTATTGACCTCCAAGAGAGAAGAGGTTGAGAATATCTATGAGGATCTTGAAAAGTCTGGCACCACCTCACTAAAAGCTTTCAAGAACAGGCTGACCGGGGTGTATAAAACCAATTTCTTCGACCTTGCTGATGACATTGTCAGTGAGTTGAAAAGTGCTGGCAAATTCTATCCGTCAAAGAATGCTAATGTTACAATAAATAAGCTGGAAGAGTTTGAAGGGAATCGTTTTCTACCGGTCAAGCAAATGGATGCGGATTACCTGGAACGCTTCGAAAAGTACTTGATACTGGAGCATAAGAACGGTAGTAACACCATTAGCAAAAACTTCGAATTGATCCGAAAGGTTATTAAACAGGCCCTGAAGGACAAGATCATCACGGTTGACCCATTTACGACCTTTGATGGTGCCAAACGTAAGGCATCCGGTCAAAAGCTAAAATTGTCAATGGAGCAAATTCAAAAGATCGCCAAACTTGGCCTGTCTGAAGGAACTGCCCTCTGGCATGCACGAAATGCCTTCCTTTTTAGTTTTTATAGCGGTGGTATCAGGTTTGGCGATATCTGTTGCCTTAAGTGGAAAAATGTTCGTGAAGGGCGACTATCATATGCAATGAATAAAAACGGTAAGTATTTCAGTACCGTGATGAATGACTATCAGAAAGAAATTCTTTTACGCTATTCCAGTAAGGAGGAATATCCGGAACATTACATATTTCCGTTTCTTAATAGCCACAAGAAGTATGAAGATGACATGGCGCTACGTCGACAAATTAGTTCCAAGAACTACATTGTAAATAAAAACTTAGCAAAGATAGCCAAGCAAGCAGAGCTTGATGATACTTTTTCATTCCATGTCTCCCGTCACTCATTTGCGCAACATGCCGTGGAAACCGGTTTGGACGTATATGAGTTGATGCAGACACTCCGGCACACGAAAATAGAAACTACCCAAAAATATCTGAAGTCACTTGATGAAGGGCTTGCGGATAAGGCGATGTCAAAAGTTTTTGGATCATAA
- a CDS encoding glycoside hydrolase family 43 protein has product MKIINPILPGFNPDPSIIRVGDDYYIAVSTFEWFPGVQIHHSKDLVNWRLVGRPLNRTSQLNMAGNPNSCGVWAPCLSYDNGTFYLIYTDVKTFKGEFKDAHNYMVTTDDITGDWSEPIYMNSSGFDPSLFHDDDGRKWFVNMVWDHRKDKHPFGGILLQEYSPEEKKLVGPIKNIFLGSKIGKVEAPHIYKLNGYYYLMTAEGGTVLRHAVTMARSKNVDGPYELDPKNPMLTSYDNPELELQRAGHASLVQTQKGDWYLAHLCGRRMPTRGRCPMGRETALQKVEWDDEGWLRLVDGSNEPKVEVEGPGLPEHKWEKEPPRDDFDSDQLNINFQFLRVDISDQISLTDRPGFFRLYGGESLSSFHRQTLVARRQQSFFYTAETGLEFDPETFQQMAGLICMYDNQNFYYLHVTVDEELGKCLDLITCQEGAFEFPLQEKIPLSGKGQTYLRARVEYDKLRFSWSDDGKNWNEIDIDFDASTLSDEFGEGGGDAHFTGAFVGLCCQDLSGRRKPADFDYFEYKEGR; this is encoded by the coding sequence ATGAAGATAATCAACCCCATCCTTCCCGGTTTTAATCCCGACCCTTCCATTATTCGCGTCGGTGATGACTATTATATCGCCGTTTCGACGTTCGAATGGTTTCCCGGAGTGCAAATACATCACTCAAAAGATCTGGTTAACTGGCGGCTTGTTGGCCGGCCGCTGAACAGGACTTCCCAGCTTAATATGGCCGGCAATCCCAACTCCTGCGGCGTCTGGGCCCCTTGCCTTTCGTATGACAACGGAACGTTTTACCTGATCTATACGGATGTTAAAACCTTCAAGGGTGAGTTCAAGGATGCGCACAACTATATGGTAACCACCGATGACATCACCGGTGACTGGTCGGAACCCATTTACATGAACAGCTCCGGATTTGACCCCTCTCTGTTCCATGATGATGACGGCAGGAAGTGGTTTGTCAATATGGTCTGGGATCACAGAAAGGACAAGCATCCCTTTGGCGGCATTCTGCTTCAGGAATACTCTCCCGAGGAGAAGAAGCTGGTCGGCCCCATAAAGAATATTTTCCTGGGCAGCAAAATCGGGAAAGTGGAAGCACCGCATATCTACAAGCTCAATGGCTATTATTATCTCATGACCGCGGAAGGTGGAACCGTCCTGAGACACGCGGTTACGATGGCCCGGTCGAAAAATGTTGATGGTCCGTACGAATTGGATCCGAAGAATCCGATGCTGACCTCCTACGACAATCCTGAGCTGGAGCTTCAGCGTGCCGGTCATGCTTCGCTGGTCCAAACACAAAAAGGTGACTGGTATCTGGCGCACCTCTGCGGCCGGCGCATGCCGACCAGAGGCCGCTGTCCGATGGGACGTGAGACCGCACTCCAGAAAGTCGAGTGGGATGATGAAGGGTGGCTCCGGTTGGTGGACGGATCCAACGAACCCAAAGTGGAAGTGGAAGGCCCCGGTCTGCCGGAGCACAAATGGGAGAAGGAGCCCCCGAGGGATGATTTCGATTCCGATCAGCTGAATATCAATTTCCAGTTTCTGAGAGTGGATATCAGCGATCAGATTTCTCTCACGGATCGTCCGGGCTTTTTCAGGCTGTATGGCGGGGAGTCATTGAGTTCGTTCCACCGGCAGACACTGGTAGCGCGCCGGCAGCAGTCGTTTTTCTATACGGCGGAAACAGGCCTGGAGTTTGATCCGGAGACCTTCCAGCAGATGGCCGGCCTCATTTGCATGTATGACAACCAGAACTTCTATTACCTGCATGTGACGGTGGATGAGGAACTGGGCAAATGTCTGGATCTGATCACCTGTCAGGAAGGGGCTTTTGAGTTTCCACTACAGGAGAAGATTCCACTCAGCGGCAAAGGTCAGACGTACCTGCGCGCACGGGTAGAATATGACAAACTTCGATTCTCCTGGTCGGATGACGGAAAGAACTGGAACGAGATCGATATTGATTTCGATGCCAGTACGCTGTCCGATGAATTCGGCGAAGGCGGCGGAGACGCGCACTTCACCGGTGCGTTTGTCGGGTTGTGCTGCCAGGACCTGTCAGGCAGACGCAAACCGGCTGATTTCGATTATTTCGAGTATAAAGAAGGAAGATAG
- the ftsZ gene encoding cell division protein FtsZ, whose protein sequence is MPNVNNTRFSFDEQSQDNARIKVVGIGGGGGNAINNMIAKGLNNVEYIALNTDSQALRQNHADMTIQVGKNLTNGLGAGARPEIGREAVEENRHDIEESIEGADMVFVTAGMGGGTGTGGAPVISAIAKRKGILTVGIVTLPFVSEGRIRMKYAVEGINELKKNCDTVIVIPNERLLDLCDDNTTLVDAFNMANEVLYNATRGISDLILMPGLINLDFADVRTTMLDGGAAIMGSASATGSDRAEIAAREAISSPLLDGVSIRGARNVLVNISAGSTLGMREATTATSIIQQEAGEDAEIIWGTVLDEDFGDDLRITVIATGFDSVDEAREAEEAQQEAPKAEVRRPEPARRAPINLPAADEIPKKFRHEPSEYYKGEKNLKHLDTPAVSRRGDMRPVTEEEKGFTEPEEQQVQKRSTPESGSKLLNNREEKIDKNNTEQPAFLRKIMD, encoded by the coding sequence ATGCCTAACGTCAATAACACACGATTCAGCTTTGATGAGCAAAGCCAGGATAATGCCAGGATCAAGGTGGTCGGCATTGGAGGTGGCGGAGGAAACGCCATCAACAACATGATCGCCAAGGGTTTGAACAACGTGGAGTACATTGCGTTGAACACCGATTCCCAGGCGTTGCGTCAAAACCATGCCGACATGACCATCCAGGTCGGCAAGAACCTTACCAACGGCCTCGGAGCCGGGGCCCGGCCGGAAATCGGCCGTGAAGCCGTCGAGGAGAACCGCCATGATATCGAGGAGTCGATAGAGGGTGCCGACATGGTGTTTGTCACCGCCGGTATGGGCGGAGGCACCGGAACCGGAGGGGCGCCCGTCATCTCGGCCATTGCAAAGCGCAAGGGTATTCTAACCGTCGGGATTGTAACCCTTCCGTTTGTGAGCGAAGGGCGCATCCGGATGAAATACGCTGTGGAAGGGATCAACGAGCTCAAGAAAAACTGTGACACCGTGATCGTAATCCCGAACGAGCGGCTGCTTGACCTGTGTGACGACAACACGACTCTGGTGGATGCCTTCAACATGGCCAACGAGGTGCTTTACAATGCCACTCGCGGTATATCGGATCTGATTCTGATGCCCGGACTGATCAACCTCGATTTTGCCGATGTGCGAACGACCATGCTCGACGGCGGTGCGGCCATTATGGGTTCGGCTTCGGCCACCGGTTCAGACCGTGCGGAAATTGCTGCCAGGGAAGCCATCAGCTCGCCGCTACTGGATGGAGTCAGTATTCGCGGAGCACGCAATGTACTGGTAAATATCTCGGCGGGCTCCACGCTCGGCATGCGCGAGGCTACGACCGCCACCAGTATTATCCAGCAGGAGGCCGGAGAAGATGCCGAAATCATCTGGGGTACCGTACTTGACGAAGACTTCGGTGATGATCTCAGGATCACGGTTATTGCCACCGGGTTTGATTCTGTCGATGAGGCCAGGGAGGCCGAAGAGGCACAGCAGGAAGCTCCGAAGGCGGAGGTCCGGCGGCCCGAACCGGCTAGAAGGGCACCAATAAATTTGCCGGCTGCGGATGAGATCCCCAAAAAATTCCGGCATGAGCCGTCGGAGTATTACAAGGGCGAGAAAAATTTGAAGCACCTTGATACCCCTGCTGTCAGCAGGCGCGGCGATATGCGTCCGGTTACCGAGGAAGAGAAGGGCTTCACCGAGCCGGAAGAGCAGCAGGTTCAGAAGCGCAGCACACCGGAATCAGGCAGCAAGCTGCTGAATAACCGTGAGGAGAAAATCGATAAAAACAATACGGAACAACCCGCTTTTCTCCGGAAGATTATGGATTAA
- the ftsA gene encoding cell division protein FtsA, which yields MEDRIVVGLDIGTTKVCAVVASVDEMQKINILGVGKAPSDGLNRGVVVNIEKTVNAIRTAIEQAQLASGIEVKSVNVGIAGDHIRSMRSKGVITINNRDNEITVKDVERLLEDCQRIMLPTDQQIIHVIPQEFIVDGQDGIGDPVGMSGMRMEAEVHIITGLVSAAKNMFRCVERAGFQVADLILEPLASSYAVLDHEEKEAGVVLVDVGGGTTDVAVFQDNTIRHTAVVAIAGQKVTDDIRIGLSVLEDQAEKLKREHGLAYVDLIQEDEIITVPGIAGRPPKEIRKSTLSKIIQARVEEILEIVAIEVKRSGYASEMSAGVVLTGGGSLLDGICPLANDVLGMDAKVGMPRGLTGGLVNEVKNPIYATGVGLVLHALQKKKESGGQVMIPTSTQGSSVEKVMNRIATRMKSWFKEL from the coding sequence ATGGAAGATCGGATCGTAGTAGGCCTGGATATCGGAACCACCAAAGTGTGCGCGGTGGTGGCATCCGTTGATGAAATGCAGAAAATCAACATTCTGGGGGTGGGGAAAGCCCCCAGCGACGGCCTGAACCGCGGGGTGGTCGTCAATATCGAGAAAACGGTGAACGCCATACGCACAGCCATCGAACAGGCACAGCTGGCCTCCGGGATTGAGGTGAAGTCGGTGAATGTCGGCATTGCCGGCGATCACATCCGCAGCATGCGGAGCAAGGGGGTCATCACCATCAACAACCGCGATAATGAAATCACGGTGAAGGATGTGGAGCGCCTGCTGGAGGATTGCCAGCGCATCATGCTTCCGACCGATCAGCAGATCATCCATGTCATCCCGCAGGAGTTTATTGTGGACGGCCAGGATGGTATCGGCGATCCTGTGGGCATGAGCGGCATGCGGATGGAGGCCGAAGTGCACATCATAACCGGACTGGTATCCGCCGCCAAAAACATGTTCCGGTGTGTGGAGCGGGCCGGGTTCCAGGTGGCCGACCTGATTCTCGAACCGCTGGCCTCGTCCTACGCCGTGCTTGATCACGAAGAGAAGGAGGCCGGAGTGGTACTGGTGGATGTCGGAGGGGGCACGACCGACGTCGCGGTTTTCCAGGATAACACCATCCGGCATACCGCCGTGGTGGCCATTGCCGGACAAAAAGTTACCGACGACATCCGCATCGGACTCAGCGTGTTGGAGGACCAGGCCGAAAAACTCAAGCGCGAGCACGGTCTGGCGTATGTCGATCTTATTCAGGAGGACGAAATCATAACCGTACCCGGAATCGCGGGGCGACCGCCCAAAGAGATCAGGAAAAGTACTCTGTCCAAGATCATCCAGGCCCGTGTGGAGGAGATCCTTGAAATCGTCGCTATCGAAGTAAAGCGAAGCGGGTATGCCAGCGAGATGAGCGCCGGAGTGGTATTGACCGGCGGAGGATCGCTGCTGGACGGCATCTGTCCGTTGGCGAACGATGTGCTCGGCATGGACGCCAAGGTGGGAATGCCGCGCGGCCTTACCGGCGGACTGGTCAACGAAGTGAAAAATCCGATTTACGCGACCGGTGTGGGCCTCGTGCTGCATGCGCTCCAGAAAAAGAAGGAGTCGGGCGGCCAGGTGATGATTCCCACATCCACCCAGGGGTCCAGCGTCGAAAAAGTGATGAACAGGATCGCAACCAGAATGAAGAGCTGGTTCAAAGAACTTTAG
- a CDS encoding cell division protein FtsQ/DivIB: MTRSIEKQSFGIEYLFAAAALIIAAVVIGWQLNRSVMVSEITVHGHLLADADGVLYKSGIDEGMHGDSIVFLDVIERIETLPWIRTAHVNLSQTGRMRIRVEEERPIALLVDNGRSALVAESGIVLPVVLGRQVDVPILHGFSLDGMLADATRPDTLASESFEMARSFLARAASYPGLYAMISEVMVTGQDGVVALTDENTVRLTFGHEDFDRRLRKWQAFQSQVISQKGIDHVRTLDFRYSGQIVARER, translated from the coding sequence ATGACCCGCAGCATCGAAAAACAATCATTCGGTATCGAGTATCTGTTCGCGGCGGCGGCTCTGATCATTGCCGCGGTGGTAATAGGCTGGCAGCTCAACCGATCGGTGATGGTCTCGGAAATAACGGTGCACGGACACCTGCTTGCCGATGCCGATGGCGTCCTGTACAAAAGTGGTATCGATGAAGGCATGCACGGCGACAGCATTGTCTTTCTGGATGTGATTGAGCGGATCGAAACCCTGCCCTGGATCCGGACGGCGCATGTCAATCTCTCGCAGACGGGCAGAATGCGTATCCGGGTGGAGGAAGAGCGGCCAATAGCGCTTCTGGTGGATAACGGGCGCAGCGCGCTGGTCGCTGAATCGGGCATTGTACTACCGGTAGTGCTGGGGCGGCAGGTGGATGTGCCCATCCTGCATGGATTTTCACTGGACGGGATGCTTGCGGACGCTACCCGGCCCGACACGCTTGCATCGGAATCGTTTGAAATGGCGCGGTCGTTCCTGGCCCGGGCGGCCTCCTATCCGGGACTCTACGCGATGATCAGTGAAGTGATGGTCACCGGGCAGGATGGCGTTGTGGCACTGACCGACGAGAATACCGTGCGCCTGACCTTCGGGCACGAAGACTTCGACAGGCGGCTGCGAAAATGGCAGGCGTTCCAGTCGCAGGTTATCTCCCAAAAGGGAATCGACCATGTACGAACGCTGGATTTTCGCTACAGCGGACAAATTGTGGCCAGGGAGCGATGA
- the murC gene encoding UDP-N-acetylmuramate--L-alanine ligase codes for MTHSIQTQPVFGNTRHIHMVGIGGIGMSGMAEILLHRGFTVTGSDGSKSENTDRLEKLGATVFVGHDPSNIGGADVVVYTSAVTAKENVETSAALDRGIPVIKRAEMLAELMRMKYGIGIAGTHGKTTATTMTGLVVQAGEFDPTIIVGGRVHSFDKTNAVVGKGDIVIVEADEFDRTFLRLSPSLAVITNIDIEHMDIYDDEQDIKNAFIEFANKVPFYGAVILCLDDPKLRSIIPEIERRIITYGFTPQAQLRPADVTSERLRSSFTVLFEGSELGRVSVDAPGDHNILNTLSAIGIGLELGIPFEKIRKGLAAYSGVFRRFQIKYEDDDVMVVDDYAHHPTEVKATLSAARDGWPEHRIVAVFQPHLYSRTSELYKEFGLSFFDAEKLILTDVYAAREAPVDGVDGQLVADTARAFGHRDVTYVADKNQLPEKLAEVIRPGDMVITMGAGDIYKSGEAFVRSLKQSGAATGDSSQNRGGGL; via the coding sequence ATGACACATTCGATTCAGACACAACCGGTTTTCGGCAATACGCGCCATATACACATGGTGGGTATCGGAGGGATCGGCATGAGCGGCATGGCCGAAATCCTGCTGCATCGCGGTTTCACCGTAACAGGATCTGACGGCAGCAAAAGCGAGAACACCGACCGGCTGGAGAAACTGGGAGCAACCGTATTTGTGGGCCACGATCCGTCGAATATCGGAGGGGCCGATGTGGTTGTGTACACCAGCGCCGTGACGGCGAAAGAAAATGTTGAAACATCTGCGGCACTGGATCGCGGGATTCCGGTGATCAAGCGCGCCGAAATGCTGGCGGAGCTGATGCGCATGAAGTACGGCATCGGCATTGCCGGAACCCATGGCAAGACAACAGCCACCACCATGACCGGCCTCGTGGTGCAGGCCGGAGAATTCGATCCGACCATTATTGTGGGCGGTCGCGTGCACAGTTTCGACAAAACCAACGCGGTCGTCGGCAAAGGTGATATTGTTATCGTTGAGGCGGATGAGTTCGACCGCACTTTCCTGCGTCTGAGTCCATCGCTCGCCGTCATCACCAACATCGATATCGAGCACATGGATATCTATGACGATGAGCAGGATATCAAGAACGCGTTCATCGAATTTGCGAACAAGGTGCCGTTTTACGGCGCGGTGATACTCTGTCTGGATGACCCGAAACTCCGCAGTATTATCCCGGAGATCGAGCGGAGAATCATTACGTACGGATTTACGCCACAGGCCCAGCTTCGACCGGCAGACGTGACGTCGGAACGGCTTCGCAGCAGTTTTACCGTTCTGTTTGAAGGCAGTGAGCTGGGGCGGGTTTCGGTCGACGCCCCGGGTGATCATAATATCCTGAATACACTCTCCGCCATAGGCATCGGCCTCGAGCTGGGGATTCCGTTTGAAAAGATCAGGAAGGGCCTGGCCGCCTACAGCGGAGTGTTCCGGCGGTTCCAGATCAAATATGAAGATGACGATGTGATGGTTGTGGATGATTATGCCCATCATCCCACCGAGGTGAAAGCGACCCTCAGCGCCGCCCGTGACGGGTGGCCCGAACACCGTATTGTCGCCGTATTCCAGCCGCACCTCTACTCCAGGACCAGCGAGCTGTACAAGGAGTTCGGCCTTTCATTCTTTGACGCTGAGAAGCTTATCCTCACCGATGTCTATGCTGCACGGGAAGCGCCTGTGGATGGGGTCGACGGACAGTTGGTCGCCGATACCGCCCGTGCGTTCGGTCACCGGGATGTGACCTACGTCGCCGACAAGAATCAGCTGCCGGAGAAGCTGGCAGAGGTGATCCGACCCGGCGACATGGTTATCACCATGGGCGCAGGTGACATTTACAAGTCGGGTGAAGCGTTTGTCCGGTCACTGAAACAGTCCGGTGCCGCAACCGGTGACAGTTCACAAAACCGCGGAGGTGGCCTATGA
- the murG gene encoding undecaprenyldiphospho-muramoylpentapeptide beta-N-acetylglucosaminyltransferase, with product MADELRIIMAAGGTGGHVFPAIAIADAIREQYPSARFLFVGTRDRMEWKAVPAAGYDITPVWISGFHRRLTLKNLLFPLKLLVSLWQSRSLIRRFRPHALVSCGGFAAGPAGWMAARQRVPVFLQEQNSYPGVTNRKLAPHAELIFTAFEEAGRWFPADRTVCAGNPVRQSLMERLRDSSFVRNAKAHFDFDPGKPVLLLMGGSGGAKSINEAVFKNLDALLDMDGLQIIWQCGEHYLQEIRLRLEREYGIGERQGQQAGLRLFGFMDDVAEAWAAADTVVARAGAITCSELMVTGKAGILVPSPWVAGDHQTKNAEALAGKGAAMLLKDDRLADELPVAVRSLIMNPGKRLEMEKKIAGLARPNAAREIASLILNRIRPAETPITKTRATA from the coding sequence ATGGCGGATGAACTACGCATAATAATGGCTGCCGGCGGAACCGGTGGACACGTATTTCCTGCCATCGCCATTGCCGATGCGATTCGGGAGCAGTATCCCTCCGCGCGGTTCCTGTTTGTCGGAACCCGCGACCGGATGGAGTGGAAGGCGGTGCCTGCCGCAGGATACGATATCACACCGGTATGGATCAGCGGCTTCCACCGGCGCCTGACGCTCAAGAATCTGCTCTTCCCTCTGAAACTGCTGGTCAGTTTATGGCAAAGCCGGTCACTGATCCGACGTTTTCGTCCGCATGCCCTGGTCAGTTGCGGCGGTTTTGCTGCGGGTCCGGCGGGATGGATGGCTGCCCGGCAGCGTGTACCGGTCTTCCTGCAGGAGCAGAACAGCTATCCCGGTGTAACCAACCGCAAACTGGCGCCGCACGCCGAGCTGATTTTTACCGCATTTGAGGAAGCCGGCCGCTGGTTCCCCGCAGACAGAACGGTTTGTGCCGGCAATCCGGTCAGGCAAAGCCTGATGGAGCGGCTGCGAGATTCGTCATTTGTCCGCAACGCGAAAGCGCATTTCGATTTTGACCCCGGCAAACCGGTGTTGCTGCTGATGGGCGGCAGCGGTGGTGCAAAGAGCATCAATGAAGCGGTGTTTAAAAACCTGGACGCGCTTCTGGATATGGACGGACTGCAAATCATTTGGCAGTGCGGTGAGCACTACCTGCAGGAGATACGGCTTCGGCTGGAACGGGAATACGGCATCGGTGAGCGGCAAGGGCAACAGGCCGGTTTGCGGCTTTTCGGATTCATGGATGATGTTGCCGAGGCATGGGCCGCCGCCGACACAGTGGTGGCACGGGCGGGCGCCATCACCTGCTCGGAGCTTATGGTCACCGGAAAGGCGGGGATACTGGTGCCGAGCCCCTGGGTTGCCGGCGACCATCAAACCAAAAACGCGGAAGCGCTGGCCGGCAAAGGCGCGGCAATGCTGCTGAAAGACGATCGCCTGGCCGATGAACTTCCGGTGGCTGTCCGCTCTCTGATCATGAATCCCGGAAAGAGGCTTGAAATGGAGAAAAAAATCGCCGGGCTGGCCAGGCCGAATGCCGCCCGTGAGATCGCAAGCCTAATTCTCAACCGCATCCGACCCGCCGAAACACCCATAACGAAAACCAGGGCAACCGCATGA
- a CDS encoding putative peptidoglycan glycosyltransferase FtsW: MSMFSTTFKKQYLFEQPTNGSAAATGVPSDRWLLVSVVGLMMAGLLAVYSSIAYFAETHNTTAGTLVGNHAIKLVISLLVMVIVSKFDYRLIAKLSRYALLLSWLFLIIVSIYGTEVFGARRSLSLGGFSFQPSSLATVSLLVYVSWLVSQKQEYIRSFSRAFLPTMVWVLVTCALIGLEDFSSAALLLVMCLMIMFVGRVSVLHIGTLLVAGVIGAGALLSMSAERQSRVTNYVDQVLHIESTEFQLTSGYQAQQAHIAVAQGGLLGVGIGKSTQRDFLPAPYNDFIYAIITEEYGLLGAGVVMLLYVVILFRGIAVIAKRARDTLGMLMAVGCTLGVTMFAFVNAGVATGLLPVTGLPMPFISYGGTSMLFSGVLIGILLSISKTREVSHGG; this comes from the coding sequence ATGAGTATGTTTTCGACCACGTTCAAAAAGCAGTACCTGTTCGAGCAGCCGACCAACGGATCGGCCGCCGCAACCGGTGTGCCCAGCGACCGGTGGCTGCTGGTCAGCGTGGTTGGACTGATGATGGCCGGACTTCTTGCCGTCTATTCTTCGATTGCCTATTTCGCCGAGACCCACAACACCACGGCCGGCACCCTGGTAGGCAATCACGCCATCAAGCTGGTGATATCCCTTCTGGTGATGGTGATCGTCTCCAAATTCGACTATCGCCTGATCGCCAAGTTGAGCCGGTACGCTCTGCTGTTGAGCTGGCTCTTTTTGATCATTGTAAGTATCTACGGAACGGAGGTCTTCGGTGCCCGTCGCTCGCTCAGCCTGGGCGGGTTTTCGTTCCAGCCCTCGTCGCTGGCCACCGTCTCGCTGCTGGTGTACGTCTCCTGGCTGGTGAGCCAGAAGCAGGAGTACATCCGCAGTTTCAGCCGGGCGTTTCTGCCGACCATGGTCTGGGTGCTGGTTACCTGCGCCCTGATCGGTCTCGAGGACTTCAGCAGTGCCGCGCTGCTGCTGGTCATGTGTCTGATGATCATGTTCGTGGGACGTGTAAGCGTGTTGCATATTGGTACACTGCTGGTTGCAGGTGTCATCGGAGCCGGGGCGCTGCTCTCCATGTCGGCCGAGCGCCAGAGCCGGGTGACGAACTATGTCGATCAGGTGCTCCATATCGAAAGCACCGAGTTTCAGCTGACGAGCGGCTACCAGGCACAGCAGGCGCATATCGCCGTTGCACAGGGCGGTCTGCTCGGGGTGGGTATCGGGAAAAGCACCCAGCGCGATTTTCTGCCGGCTCCGTACAACGATTTTATTTATGCCATCATCACCGAGGAATACGGTCTTCTGGGCGCGGGGGTGGTGATGCTGCTCTATGTGGTCATCCTGTTCCGGGGCATTGCCGTTATTGCCAAACGCGCCCGCGATACACTGGGAATGCTGATGGCCGTCGGTTGTACGCTTGGCGTGACCATGTTCGCGTTTGTGAATGCCGGGGTGGCGACCGGCTTGCTGCCGGTAACCGGTCTCCCCATGCCGTTCATCAGCTACGGAGGTACAAGCATGCTCTTTTCTGGTGTGCTGATCGGTATTTTGCTGAGCATTTCCAAAACCAGGGAGGTGTCTCATGGCGGATGA